The Alkalihalobacillus sp. TS-13 genome includes a region encoding these proteins:
- the tmk gene encoding dTMP kinase yields the protein MQNGLFITFEGPEGAGKTTIIKQIEQEVSKRIQVLCTREPGGIDIAEQIRAVILNPENTKMDSRTEALLYAAARRQHLVEKVIPAIEEGKLVLCDRFIDSSLAYQGYARGLGIEEVYSINRFATEDRMPDLTVYFDLSPEVGLSRIDDNEQREKNRLDLEKMEFHKKVQEGYKRVLSMFPDRMVVVDAEQPIEKVYQDVLVVIERKLGEIN from the coding sequence ATGCAAAACGGATTATTTATTACATTTGAAGGTCCAGAGGGTGCCGGAAAAACAACCATCATTAAACAAATCGAGCAGGAAGTATCCAAACGGATCCAAGTACTTTGTACTCGTGAGCCGGGAGGGATCGACATTGCTGAACAAATCCGGGCGGTGATCTTGAATCCGGAAAACACAAAGATGGATAGTCGGACAGAAGCGTTGCTTTATGCAGCTGCAAGAAGACAGCATCTTGTCGAGAAAGTCATCCCGGCCATAGAGGAGGGAAAGCTGGTTCTTTGCGATCGATTCATTGACAGCAGCCTTGCGTATCAAGGATATGCACGAGGTCTTGGAATCGAAGAGGTCTATTCAATCAACCGTTTTGCGACAGAGGATCGGATGCCGGATTTAACAGTGTATTTTGATCTATCTCCTGAAGTTGGATTAAGTCGGATTGATGACAATGAACAACGGGAAAAGAATCGGCTGGATCTAGAAAAAATGGAGTTTCATAAAAAGGTACAGGAAGGTTATAAGCGTGTCCTGAGCATGTTTCCAGATCGTATGGTCGTCGTAGATGCCGAACAGCCGATCGAAAAAGTCTATCAGGATGTGCTTGTGGTTATCGAGAGGAAACTTGGTGAGATAAATTAG